The following are encoded together in the Mumia sp. Pv4-285 genome:
- the narI gene encoding respiratory nitrate reductase subunit gamma: MRTVLWGVIPYLVLVVFFGGLLWRYRYDQFGWTTRSSQLYESKLLRVASPLFHFGILVVVVGHVVGLLIPESWTDAVGVSEHMYHVMALSLGAVAGFATLVGVALLIYRRRKTGPVFMATTKNDKLMYVVLLAAIVAGLATTVVSVFDPDVTDYRHTVSPWFRSLFVLQPDVDAMAAASTSFHVHVLVGLALFAIWPFTRLVHAFTAPLHYLFRPYIVYRSRDDIPTARAPRPGWDPVGTRDRDR, encoded by the coding sequence ATGAGAACCGTCCTCTGGGGCGTCATCCCCTACCTGGTCCTGGTGGTGTTCTTCGGCGGTCTGCTGTGGCGCTACAGGTACGACCAGTTCGGGTGGACGACGCGCTCCTCGCAGCTGTACGAGTCGAAGCTGCTGCGGGTCGCGTCGCCGTTGTTCCACTTCGGGATCCTCGTCGTCGTGGTCGGGCACGTCGTCGGGCTGCTGATCCCTGAGTCGTGGACGGACGCGGTCGGCGTCAGCGAGCACATGTACCACGTGATGGCGCTCTCGCTCGGGGCCGTCGCCGGCTTCGCCACGCTGGTCGGTGTCGCGCTGCTGATCTACCGGCGCCGCAAGACCGGCCCGGTGTTCATGGCCACGACGAAGAACGACAAGCTCATGTACGTCGTGCTGCTGGCCGCGATCGTCGCCGGGCTCGCGACCACCGTCGTGAGCGTGTTCGACCCGGACGTCACCGACTACCGGCACACGGTCTCGCCGTGGTTCCGCAGCCTGTTCGTCCTCCAGCCCGACGTCGACGCGATGGCGGCTGCGTCCACCTCGTTCCATGTGCACGTGCTGGTCGGCCTGGCGCTGTTCGCGATCTGGCCGTTCACGCGGCTCGTGCACGCCTTCACGGCGCCCCTGCACTACCTGTTCCGTCCGTACATCGTCTACCGCAGCCGCGACGACATCCCGACCGCCCGCGCACCGCGACCCGGCTGGGACCCCGTCGGCACGCGGGACCGGGACCGCTGA
- the narJ gene encoding nitrate reductase molybdenum cofactor assembly chaperone, with protein sequence MKKTAGRNDVRVVHRAAAILLAYPTPEVYERFPLVRAALEEAEPSRRSRTSRNEPVPSPRTDLLAFVDAAESTPVDALARRYVEVFDLDRKHPLYLSYFTDGDTRRRGEVLAEFKQTYRDSGLVVDTRGELPDYLPMVLELAAHDPGRGTALLNRYRPSVELLRLALEAIDARTPTPWVHVLRGVCAAYDGPGPRDKAAAMAMAGPPTETVGLDAYDPRLLPLSSGGDA encoded by the coding sequence ATGAAGAAGACGGCCGGCAGGAACGACGTACGTGTGGTCCATCGCGCCGCGGCCATCCTCCTCGCGTACCCGACACCGGAGGTGTACGAACGCTTCCCGCTGGTCCGCGCGGCTCTGGAGGAGGCCGAGCCGTCGCGCCGGTCGCGGACGTCGAGGAACGAGCCCGTCCCGAGTCCGCGCACCGACCTCCTCGCCTTCGTCGACGCGGCCGAGAGCACGCCGGTCGATGCACTCGCCCGGCGCTACGTCGAGGTGTTCGACCTGGACCGCAAGCACCCGCTCTACCTGTCGTACTTCACCGACGGCGACACGCGGAGGCGCGGCGAGGTCCTGGCCGAGTTCAAGCAGACCTATCGCGACTCGGGCCTGGTCGTGGACACGCGCGGCGAGCTCCCGGACTACCTTCCGATGGTCCTTGAGCTCGCCGCCCACGACCCGGGCCGGGGCACCGCGCTCCTGAACCGCTACCGGCCGAGCGTCGAGCTGCTGCGGCTCGCGCTCGAGGCCATCGACGCGCGCACGCCGACGCCGTGGGTGCACGTGCTCCGCGGGGTCTGCGCGGCGTACGACGGACCGGGGCCGCGCGACAAGGCGGCGGCGATGGCGATGGCAGGGCCGCCGACGGAGACCGTCGGGCTCGATGCGTACGACCCGCGTCTCCTCCCGCTCTCATCGGGAGGCGACGCATGA
- the narH gene encoding nitrate reductase subunit beta → MKVMAQVAMVMNLDKCIGCHTCSVTCKQAWTNRAGVEYVWFNNVETRPGQGYPRRYEDQERWRGGWVRNKRGRLSLRTGGRTRRLFSIFASPVQPELSDYYEPWTYDYENLTRAPLGDDFPVARPKSLITGEDMAITWSANWDDNLGGGPVAALQDPIVEKVRRESEDKIRFDLERTFMFYLPRICEHCLNPSCVASCPSGAIYKRQEDGIVLVDQDRCRGWRQCITGCPYKKIYFNHKSGKAEKCTFCYPRVEVGIPTVCAETCVGRLRYIGVFLYDADRVTEAASVEDDQDLYEAQLDLMLDPYDPAVIAAARSEGIPEDWIDGARRSPVYALAKKYRVALPLHPEYRTMPMVWYVPPLSPIVDLLADQGHDAEDAGTLFGAIEALRIPVEYLAELFTAGDTAIVTDVLRKLAAMRSYMRGINLGKEPDASIPESVGMSEESMYAMYRLMAIAKYDERYVIPTAHTEQAHDLEEMGCSLDFDEGPGMYESGPVGEASGRPVPVAVETFHALKQRQESDTIAAPDPQQSGQVNLLNWDGLGAPEGLFPDRGERS, encoded by the coding sequence ATGAAGGTCATGGCGCAGGTCGCGATGGTGATGAACCTCGACAAGTGCATCGGCTGCCACACCTGCTCGGTCACCTGCAAGCAGGCGTGGACCAACCGCGCCGGCGTCGAGTACGTGTGGTTCAACAACGTCGAGACCCGCCCCGGTCAGGGCTACCCGCGGCGCTACGAGGACCAGGAGCGCTGGCGTGGCGGCTGGGTGCGCAACAAGCGGGGCCGTCTGTCGCTGCGGACGGGCGGTCGTACGCGCAGGCTGTTCAGCATCTTCGCGAGCCCCGTCCAGCCGGAGCTCTCGGACTACTACGAGCCGTGGACGTACGACTACGAGAACCTCACCCGCGCCCCGCTCGGCGACGACTTCCCCGTGGCGCGGCCGAAGTCGCTGATCACCGGCGAGGACATGGCGATCACGTGGTCGGCGAACTGGGACGACAACCTGGGCGGCGGGCCGGTCGCGGCGCTCCAGGACCCGATCGTCGAGAAGGTGCGCCGCGAGTCGGAGGACAAGATCCGGTTCGACCTGGAGCGGACGTTCATGTTCTACCTGCCGCGCATCTGCGAGCACTGCCTCAACCCGTCGTGCGTGGCGTCGTGCCCGAGCGGCGCGATCTACAAGCGGCAGGAGGACGGCATCGTCCTCGTCGACCAGGACCGCTGCCGCGGCTGGCGGCAGTGCATCACCGGCTGTCCGTACAAGAAGATCTACTTCAACCACAAGTCGGGCAAGGCCGAGAAGTGCACGTTCTGCTACCCGCGCGTCGAGGTCGGCATCCCGACCGTGTGCGCCGAGACCTGCGTCGGACGGCTGCGCTACATCGGCGTCTTCCTGTACGACGCCGACCGCGTGACGGAGGCGGCGTCGGTCGAGGACGACCAGGACCTGTACGAGGCGCAGCTCGACCTGATGCTCGACCCGTACGATCCCGCGGTGATCGCGGCGGCGCGCAGCGAGGGCATCCCGGAGGACTGGATCGACGGGGCCCGACGCTCGCCGGTCTACGCGCTGGCGAAGAAGTACCGGGTCGCGCTGCCGCTCCATCCGGAGTACCGGACGATGCCGATGGTCTGGTACGTCCCGCCGCTCTCGCCGATCGTCGACCTGCTCGCGGACCAGGGGCACGACGCGGAGGACGCAGGGACGCTGTTCGGCGCGATCGAGGCGCTGCGGATCCCCGTCGAGTACCTCGCCGAGCTCTTCACCGCCGGCGACACGGCGATCGTCACGGACGTCTTGCGCAAGCTCGCCGCGATGCGGTCGTACATGCGCGGGATCAACCTCGGCAAGGAGCCGGACGCCTCCATCCCGGAGTCGGTCGGGATGTCCGAGGAGTCGATGTACGCGATGTACCGGCTGATGGCGATCGCGAAGTACGACGAGCGGTACGTGATCCCGACCGCGCACACCGAGCAGGCGCACGACCTCGAGGAGATGGGGTGCTCGCTGGACTTCGACGAGGGCCCCGGCATGTACGAGTCCGGGCCGGTCGGCGAGGCGAGCGGACGGCCCGTTCCGGTGGCGGTCGAGACCTTCCACGCGCTCAAGCAGCGGCAGGAGTCCGACACGATCGCCGCGCCCGACCCGCAGCAGAGCGGACAGGTGAACCTGCTCAACTGGGACGGTCTCGGAGCCCCCGAGGGGTTGTTCCCCGACAGGGGTGAGCGGTCATGA
- a CDS encoding nitrate reductase subunit alpha, whose amino-acid sequence MTDTTREGRARSRRRGASSGTDGPASEALLALGDFFTRWDESADRRAVYREGGRRGDVFYRDRWSHDKVVRSTHGVNCTGSCSWKVYVKDGIITWEAQQTDYPSTGPDRPEYEPRGCPRGAAFSWYTYSPTRVRYPYGRGVLIEMYREAKQRLGDPVLAFAEIAADPEKRRRYQSARGKGGLVRISWDEAIEIAAAAHVNTIKTYGPDRCAGFSPIPAMSMVSHCIGTRFIQLIGGVMTSFYDWYADLPVASPQVFGDQTDVPESGDWWDASYLLMWGSNVPVTRTPDAHWMAEARYRGTKVVAVSPDYADNTKFADEWMPAQAGTDAALAMAMGHVMLTEFYLQRQVPFFTDYVKQYTDLPMLVTLKQAEDGAYVPETFLTEADLGGSRSTSSPRPAASENAEWKTVLIDSRTGEPVVPNGSMGFRYGESGEGSWNLDLGDVDPALSVIGPDAQPAEVLMPSFDAPDGSGSVIRRGIPVRQVAGRAVTTVLDLLLAQYGVGRDGLPGEWPTGYDDATSPYTPAWQEEITSVPAAQCIRIAREIARNSEESGGRSMIIMGAGICQWFHGDVTYRAILTLLMLTGAMGRNGGGWAHYVGQEKCRPITGWISLANGLDWSRPPRTMTGTSYWYMHTGQWRSDGSRQEVLTSPLAEGHLEGLHTADVIAKSARMGWMPFYPQFDRNPLDLADEATAATADGSAADAGTWIADRLQDGSLNAAIDDVDAPENWPRTLVLWRSNLFGSSAKGNEYFLQNLLGTQSNLEATDAAEGPRTIRRREEQPQGKLDLLVSADFRMTSTTLLSDIVFPAATWYEKYDLSSTDMHPYVHAFTPAIDPPWEARSDFDTFTALARKLSELAATHLGTRKDLVTVPLQHDTPGEIAQPGGRSLDWREGQTDPVAGKTMPAVAVVERDYTAIADKLVTVGPKAEQLGFTVKNITYDLEEAVASIAAKHGVMSSGAGAGRPAIDTDARMAEAILTFSGTTNGRLAVQGFRDLERRTGRHLVDLAEGAEEKQITFSMTQDSPQPVITSPEWSGSETGGRRYAPFTVNIERLKPFHTLTGRMHFYLDHAWMRDYGEQLPTYRPPLDMHRLFGDVEVPADGRGRSASGGSRPLASDDGALQVAVRYLTPHSKWSIHSEYQDNLLMLSLSRGGPTVWMSVEDAERIDVVDNDWVECDNANGVYVGRAIVSHRMPKGVVFVHHAQERTIDVPKSQKTGRRGGIHNSVTRLLVKPTHLIGGYAQLSYTFNYLGPTGNQRDIVCTVRKRTAPVRY is encoded by the coding sequence ATGACGGACACGACCCGCGAAGGACGAGCCCGATCACGACGCCGAGGAGCGTCGTCCGGCACGGACGGCCCGGCCTCGGAGGCCCTCCTCGCGCTCGGTGACTTCTTCACCCGGTGGGACGAGTCCGCCGATCGGCGCGCGGTCTACCGGGAGGGTGGGCGCCGCGGTGACGTCTTCTACCGCGACCGCTGGAGCCACGACAAGGTCGTCCGCTCCACGCACGGTGTGAACTGCACCGGCTCGTGCTCGTGGAAGGTGTACGTCAAGGACGGCATCATCACGTGGGAGGCGCAGCAGACCGACTACCCGAGCACCGGCCCCGACCGGCCCGAGTACGAGCCTCGCGGATGTCCGCGTGGTGCGGCCTTCTCCTGGTACACGTACTCGCCGACCCGCGTCCGCTACCCGTACGGCCGCGGGGTGCTGATCGAGATGTACCGGGAGGCGAAGCAGCGCCTCGGCGACCCCGTCCTCGCGTTCGCCGAGATCGCGGCGGACCCGGAGAAGCGGCGCCGCTACCAGAGCGCGCGCGGCAAGGGCGGCCTCGTACGGATCTCGTGGGACGAGGCGATCGAGATCGCGGCGGCAGCCCACGTCAACACGATCAAGACGTACGGCCCGGACCGCTGCGCAGGCTTCTCCCCGATCCCGGCGATGTCGATGGTGTCGCACTGCATCGGTACGCGGTTCATCCAGCTCATCGGCGGCGTGATGACGTCCTTCTACGACTGGTACGCCGACCTTCCCGTCGCGAGCCCGCAGGTCTTCGGTGACCAGACCGACGTCCCGGAGTCGGGCGACTGGTGGGACGCGTCGTACCTCCTGATGTGGGGCTCGAACGTCCCGGTCACACGCACACCGGACGCGCACTGGATGGCAGAGGCGCGCTACCGCGGGACCAAGGTCGTGGCCGTGTCACCGGACTACGCCGACAACACGAAGTTCGCCGACGAGTGGATGCCCGCCCAGGCGGGGACGGACGCGGCACTCGCGATGGCGATGGGCCACGTGATGCTGACGGAGTTCTACCTGCAGCGGCAGGTGCCGTTCTTCACCGACTACGTCAAGCAGTACACCGACCTGCCGATGCTGGTCACCCTGAAGCAGGCCGAGGACGGGGCGTACGTCCCGGAGACGTTCCTGACGGAGGCGGACCTGGGTGGGTCTCGATCGACTTCGTCGCCTCGACCAGCGGCATCCGAGAACGCCGAGTGGAAGACCGTCCTCATCGACTCCCGTACGGGGGAGCCGGTGGTCCCGAACGGGTCGATGGGTTTCCGCTACGGCGAGTCCGGCGAGGGCAGCTGGAACCTCGACCTCGGCGACGTCGACCCGGCACTGTCGGTGATCGGGCCCGACGCGCAGCCGGCCGAGGTGCTGATGCCGTCCTTCGACGCGCCCGACGGCTCGGGCAGCGTGATCCGGCGCGGCATCCCCGTACGCCAGGTCGCCGGCCGCGCCGTCACGACCGTGCTCGACCTGCTCCTCGCGCAGTACGGCGTCGGCCGCGACGGTCTGCCGGGCGAGTGGCCGACCGGGTACGACGACGCGACCTCGCCGTACACGCCGGCGTGGCAGGAGGAGATCACCTCGGTCCCGGCGGCGCAGTGCATCCGCATCGCCCGTGAGATCGCCCGCAACTCGGAGGAGTCGGGCGGGCGCTCGATGATCATCATGGGTGCGGGCATCTGCCAGTGGTTCCACGGCGACGTCACCTACCGGGCGATCCTCACCCTCCTGATGCTGACCGGCGCGATGGGGCGCAACGGTGGCGGCTGGGCGCACTACGTCGGGCAGGAGAAGTGCCGCCCGATCACCGGGTGGATCTCGCTCGCGAACGGCCTGGACTGGTCACGTCCGCCGCGGACGATGACCGGCACCTCGTACTGGTACATGCACACCGGGCAGTGGCGCTCCGACGGGTCGCGCCAGGAGGTGCTGACGTCACCGCTGGCCGAGGGACACCTCGAAGGCCTGCACACGGCGGACGTGATCGCGAAGTCCGCACGGATGGGCTGGATGCCGTTCTATCCGCAGTTCGACCGCAACCCCCTCGACCTCGCGGACGAGGCGACCGCTGCCACCGCCGACGGCAGTGCCGCCGATGCCGGCACGTGGATCGCGGACCGTCTCCAGGACGGCAGTCTCAACGCGGCGATCGACGACGTCGACGCCCCGGAGAACTGGCCGCGCACGCTGGTGCTGTGGCGCTCGAACCTGTTCGGGTCGTCGGCCAAGGGCAACGAGTACTTCCTCCAGAACCTGCTCGGCACGCAGTCGAACCTGGAGGCGACGGACGCAGCGGAGGGCCCGCGGACGATCCGCCGGCGGGAGGAGCAGCCGCAGGGGAAGCTGGACCTGCTCGTCTCGGCCGACTTCCGCATGACGTCGACGACGCTGCTGTCCGACATCGTCTTCCCGGCCGCGACCTGGTACGAGAAGTACGACCTGTCGTCGACCGACATGCACCCGTACGTCCACGCGTTCACGCCGGCGATCGACCCACCGTGGGAGGCGCGCAGCGACTTCGACACGTTCACCGCGCTCGCGCGGAAGCTGTCGGAGCTCGCGGCGACCCACCTCGGCACCCGCAAGGACCTGGTGACGGTCCCGCTCCAGCACGACACGCCGGGTGAGATCGCGCAGCCGGGTGGCCGCAGCCTCGACTGGCGCGAGGGGCAGACCGACCCGGTCGCCGGCAAGACGATGCCGGCGGTCGCCGTCGTGGAGCGCGACTACACCGCGATCGCGGACAAGCTCGTGACGGTCGGTCCGAAGGCGGAGCAGCTCGGCTTCACGGTCAAGAACATCACGTACGACCTCGAGGAGGCCGTCGCCTCGATCGCGGCGAAGCACGGCGTGATGTCGTCCGGCGCGGGAGCCGGGCGTCCGGCGATCGACACCGACGCGCGCATGGCCGAGGCGATCCTGACCTTCTCCGGGACGACCAACGGACGCCTCGCCGTCCAGGGGTTCCGCGACCTCGAGCGGCGTACGGGTCGGCACCTCGTCGACCTCGCCGAGGGCGCGGAGGAGAAGCAGATCACCTTCTCGATGACGCAGGACTCGCCGCAGCCGGTGATCACCTCGCCGGAGTGGTCGGGCTCCGAGACCGGCGGCCGCCGGTATGCGCCGTTCACCGTGAACATCGAGCGACTCAAGCCGTTCCACACGCTGACGGGCCGGATGCACTTCTATCTCGACCACGCGTGGATGCGCGACTACGGCGAGCAGCTCCCGACGTACCGGCCACCGCTCGACATGCACCGCCTGTTCGGCGACGTGGAGGTCCCCGCCGATGGTCGAGGCCGGAGCGCCAGCGGAGGATCGAGACCCCTGGCGAGCGACGACGGTGCCCTCCAGGTCGCGGTCCGCTACCTGACGCCGCACAGCAAGTGGTCGATCCACTCCGAGTACCAGGACAACCTGCTGATGCTGTCGCTGTCGCGCGGCGGGCCGACCGTGTGGATGAGCGTCGAGGACGCCGAGCGGATCGACGTCGTCGACAACGACTGGGTGGAGTGCGACAACGCCAACGGCGTCTACGTCGGACGCGCGATCGTCAGCCACCGGATGCCCAAGGGCGTCGTCTTCGTGCACCACGCCCAGGAGCGCACGATCGACGTCCCGAAGTCGCAGAAGACCGGACGGCGCGGAGGCATCCACAACTCCGTCACGCGCCTGCTGGTGAAGCCGACCCACCTGATCGGGGGGTACGCGCAGCTGTCCTACACGTTCAACTACCTCGGGCCGACGGGCAACCAGCGCGACATCGTCTGCACGGTGCGCAAGCGGACTGCTCCGGTGAGGTACTGA
- a CDS encoding ABC transporter ATP-binding protein — translation MKHDLRADGLSLGYDERTVVSELTVAVPDGAITVIVGANACGKSTLLRGLARLLKPQVGAVMLDGVSVTDMRSIELAKVLGLLPQSPVAPDGITVGDLVGRGRYPHQGWFRRWTADDEAAVAAALEATDTVALIDRRIQDLSGGQRQRIWVAMALAQDTDLLLLDEPTTFLDIAHQVELLDLLTDLNRERGKTIVIVLHDLNLASRYADHLIAMKAGRIVAEGKPHGVITPEVVQEVFGLPCEVVPDPVSGTPMVVPRGRHHAG, via the coding sequence ATGAAGCACGACCTGCGAGCCGACGGGCTCTCCCTCGGGTACGACGAGCGCACCGTCGTCTCCGAGCTGACCGTGGCCGTGCCCGACGGCGCGATCACCGTCATCGTAGGCGCGAACGCCTGTGGCAAGTCGACCCTGCTGCGCGGGCTCGCGCGCCTCTTGAAGCCGCAGGTGGGAGCCGTGATGCTCGACGGCGTCTCGGTCACCGACATGCGCAGCATCGAGCTCGCGAAGGTGCTCGGGCTGCTGCCGCAGTCACCGGTCGCGCCCGACGGCATCACCGTCGGCGACCTCGTCGGGCGCGGACGCTACCCGCACCAGGGGTGGTTCCGCCGGTGGACCGCCGACGACGAGGCCGCGGTCGCTGCGGCGCTCGAGGCCACCGACACCGTGGCGCTCATCGACCGTCGCATCCAGGACCTCTCCGGCGGGCAGCGGCAGCGCATCTGGGTCGCGATGGCGCTCGCGCAGGACACCGACCTGCTGCTGCTCGACGAGCCCACGACGTTCCTCGACATCGCGCACCAGGTCGAGCTGCTCGACCTCCTCACCGACCTCAACCGCGAGCGCGGCAAGACGATCGTCATCGTGCTGCACGACCTCAACCTCGCCAGCCGCTACGCCGACCACCTGATCGCGATGAAGGCCGGGCGCATCGTCGCCGAGGGCAAGCCGCACGGCGTCATCACACCCGAGGTCGTGCAGGAGGTGTTTGGGCTGCCGTGCGAGGTCGTCCCGGATCCGGTCAGCGGCACGCCGATGGTCGTCCCCCGCGGACGTCACCACGCGGGATAG
- a CDS encoding FecCD family ABC transporter permease produces MSATATRPGPPVPSSADVPAALAAHRHRLQRRTTVVLVGLSVVVVALFVTMLMVGSYRLPLMDVVVSVLHIGHDPAVDFVVQGIRLPVALAALGVGLALGLAGVVFQTLLANPLASPDFVGVSSGASLFAAGAIIVVSLSGFATSIAALVGALVSGLLVYALAWRGGVTGYRFILIGIGISQFMLSLTGYLVARADIHAAREAMTWIIGSVGMADAGTLRALFVVLLLSVPLTGLLARPLRGLELGDDSASALGIRVETARWALMTLAIVLVAFATAAAGPIMFVALVAGPVAHRLLGPAPGALAASALVGAALVLSSELVAAHLLPTALPTGVVTGAVGAPYLLWLLVSVNRGGRGG; encoded by the coding sequence GTGAGCGCCACCGCGACCCGCCCCGGGCCACCCGTGCCGTCGTCGGCTGACGTGCCGGCCGCCCTCGCCGCGCACCGCCACCGGCTGCAGCGCCGTACGACTGTGGTCCTCGTCGGTCTGTCCGTCGTCGTGGTCGCACTGTTCGTCACGATGCTGATGGTCGGCAGCTACCGGCTGCCGTTGATGGACGTGGTCGTGTCCGTGCTGCACATCGGCCACGACCCGGCCGTGGACTTCGTCGTGCAGGGCATCCGACTCCCCGTCGCTCTCGCGGCCCTCGGGGTCGGGCTGGCCCTCGGCCTGGCCGGGGTCGTCTTCCAGACCCTCCTCGCGAACCCGCTCGCCTCTCCCGACTTCGTCGGCGTCTCGTCCGGGGCGAGCCTCTTCGCGGCCGGCGCGATCATCGTCGTCTCGCTCTCCGGCTTCGCCACCTCGATCGCGGCGCTGGTCGGCGCGCTGGTCTCGGGGCTCCTCGTCTACGCGCTGGCGTGGCGCGGCGGCGTCACCGGCTACCGGTTCATCCTCATCGGCATCGGCATCTCGCAGTTCATGCTGTCGCTGACCGGCTACCTCGTGGCGCGCGCCGACATCCACGCCGCGCGCGAGGCGATGACGTGGATCATCGGCTCGGTCGGGATGGCCGACGCGGGCACCCTGCGCGCCCTGTTCGTCGTGCTCCTCCTCTCGGTGCCGCTCACGGGGCTCCTCGCCCGCCCGCTGCGCGGGCTCGAGCTGGGCGACGACTCCGCGTCGGCGCTCGGGATCCGCGTCGAGACCGCTCGCTGGGCCCTGATGACCCTCGCGATCGTGCTGGTCGCGTTCGCCACCGCGGCGGCGGGACCGATCATGTTCGTGGCGCTGGTCGCAGGACCGGTCGCCCACCGCCTCCTGGGCCCCGCTCCGGGCGCGCTGGCGGCGTCGGCACTGGTCGGAGCAGCCCTCGTGCTGTCCTCAGAGCTGGTCGCCGCGCACCTCCTCCCGACGGCGCTGCCGACGGGAGTCGTGACCGGCGCGGTCGGCGCGCCGTACCTGCTGTGGCTCCTCGTGAGCGTCAACCGTGGAGGACGAGGCGGATGA
- a CDS encoding FecCD family ABC transporter permease, with translation MTDVATRPAPAVPARPRRLLRLGVSWVLLVGLLLVVCFFSISMGSRDITLRTVWDAFDAFDPSSTEHAVIREMRVPRTLLGLTVGAALGMSGAILQGVTRNPLADPGIMGINAGAAAAVVASASLLGIGSLSGQIWAAFVGAGLATVVVYGVSSFGREGATPVKLALAGAAVTAGLTAFTSALVMTSTEALNELRFWQVGALAGRYMPVFWQTLPFIVIGLVVAVGAGRALNGLALGEDVAVALGQRVGVTRAVLFVTVAVLCGAATAACGPIVFVGLVVPHVARMICGPDYRAILAFSLVLSPIVLLVADILGRLAVPDGELQVGVVLGVLGAPFFVLLVRYRNLTEL, from the coding sequence ATGACCGACGTCGCGACGCGTCCCGCGCCCGCGGTGCCGGCGCGCCCCAGGCGACTCCTCAGGCTCGGCGTCTCCTGGGTGCTGCTCGTCGGCCTGCTGCTGGTCGTCTGCTTCTTCAGCATCTCGATGGGGTCGCGAGACATCACGCTGCGCACGGTCTGGGACGCGTTCGACGCGTTCGACCCGTCGTCCACCGAGCACGCGGTGATCCGCGAGATGCGGGTGCCGCGCACCCTGCTCGGGCTCACCGTCGGCGCGGCGCTGGGGATGAGCGGCGCGATCCTGCAGGGCGTCACGCGCAACCCGCTCGCCGACCCCGGGATCATGGGCATCAACGCGGGAGCGGCAGCCGCGGTCGTCGCGTCGGCGTCGCTGCTCGGCATCGGGTCGCTCTCCGGCCAGATCTGGGCGGCCTTCGTCGGCGCCGGCCTCGCGACGGTGGTCGTCTACGGCGTCTCGTCGTTCGGGCGGGAGGGGGCAACGCCGGTCAAGCTGGCGCTCGCCGGAGCAGCAGTCACCGCTGGGCTCACGGCGTTCACGTCGGCCCTCGTCATGACGAGCACCGAGGCGCTCAACGAGCTGCGGTTCTGGCAGGTCGGTGCTCTCGCCGGACGCTACATGCCGGTCTTCTGGCAGACGCTGCCGTTCATCGTGATCGGCCTCGTGGTCGCCGTCGGGGCAGGCCGCGCCCTCAACGGGCTGGCGCTCGGCGAGGACGTCGCGGTCGCGCTCGGGCAGCGCGTCGGCGTCACCCGAGCCGTCCTCTTCGTCACCGTCGCCGTGCTCTGCGGCGCCGCGACCGCGGCCTGCGGACCGATCGTCTTCGTCGGCCTCGTGGTGCCCCACGTCGCGCGCATGATCTGCGGGCCCGACTATCGCGCGATCCTCGCCTTCAGCCTCGTGCTGTCCCCGATCGTGCTGCTCGTCGCCGACATCCTCGGGCGCCTCGCCGTGCCGGACGGTGAGCTCCAGGTGGGCGTCGTGCTCGGCGTGCTCGGTGCCCCGTTCTTCGTCCTGCTCGTCCGCTACCGGAACCTGACCGAGCTGTGA
- a CDS encoding DUF4383 domain-containing protein has product MGFVVGITTDLDTMTFAGHESGAQLFGVFQVSVLHNVVHLLFGAVGLAVARSTTGSIRYPQYGGVAYLVLWVYGVIVDHDHGANVVAVDEADSWLHLGLGIGMILLAGVARGLLTPRGAARAPGTPTS; this is encoded by the coding sequence GTGGGTTTCGTCGTCGGGATCACCACCGACCTCGACACGATGACGTTCGCCGGACACGAGAGCGGCGCACAGCTGTTCGGGGTCTTCCAGGTCTCCGTGCTGCACAACGTGGTCCACCTGCTGTTCGGCGCGGTCGGCCTGGCCGTCGCCCGATCCACGACCGGCTCGATCCGCTACCCCCAGTACGGCGGGGTGGCCTACCTGGTGCTGTGGGTGTACGGGGTGATCGTGGACCACGACCACGGCGCGAACGTCGTCGCCGTCGACGAGGCCGACAGCTGGCTCCACCTCGGACTGGGCATCGGGATGATCCTGCTGGCGGGCGTTGCCCGAGGTCTGCTCACGCCGCGCGGAGCCGCCCGGGCCCCTGGGACCCCGACGAGCTGA